From Corvus cornix cornix isolate S_Up_H32 chromosome 15, ASM73873v5, whole genome shotgun sequence, one genomic window encodes:
- the PLA2G1B gene encoding phospholipase A2, whose protein sequence is MKFLALLFLLSVGAASTEVSPRAVWLFRKMIKCTLPGSYPLLDFADYGCYCGLGGTGTPVDKLDRCCQVHDNCYTQAKKMESCRFLLDNPYTKLYHFSCSDGQITCSSKNKECASFICNCDRAAAMCFAKAPYNPEYKKLDTEKYCK, encoded by the exons ATGAAGTTCCTggccctgcttttcctgctgtcag TGGGTGCAGCTAGCACTGAGGTCTCGCCCCGGGCTGTGTGGCTGTTCCGCAAAATGATCAAGTGCACCCTGCCGGGCAGCTACCCACTGCTGGACTTCGCTGACTATGGCTGCTACTGTGGCTTGGGGGGCACCGGCACTCCAGTGGACAAGCTCGACAG GTGCTGCCAAGTACATGATAACTGCTACACCCaggcaaagaaaatggaatCCTGCAGATTCCTCCTGGACAACCCCTACACTAAGCTGTACCACTTCAGCTGCTCTGATGGGCAGATCACATGTAGCA GCAAGAACAAGGAGTGCGCCTCGTTCATCTGCAACTGCGACCGCGCCGCTGCCATGTGCTTCGCCAAGGCGCCCTACAACCCCGAGTACAAGAAGCTGGACACCGAGAAATACTGCAAATAA
- the SIRT4 gene encoding NAD-dependent protein lipoamidase sirtuin-4, mitochondrial yields the protein MFSARKCSGVFRAIRLHHFRSHSVSRAFPNLTFVPACLPPDPVEVEELQRFVSNSKRLFVMTGAGISTESGIPDYRSEGVGLYARTDRRPIQHAEFIRSASARQRYWARNFVGWPQFSSHQPNKAHLVLRDWEKLGKLHWLVTQNVDALHTKAGSQRMTELHGCTHRVFCLACGDRILRSELQEHFETLNPTWKAEAFGVAPDGDVFLTDEQVHNFEVPACRKCGGILKPDVTFFGDTVSQEKVRFVHRRLAESDSMLVAGSSMQVYSGYRFALAAREKKLPIAVLNIGPTRLDHFASLKLNSRCGELLPLIVCT from the exons ATGTTCTCTGCCAGGAAGTGTTCTGGAGTTTTCAGAGCCATCAGACTGCATCATTTCAGATCCCATTCTGTATCCAGAGCCTTTCCAAACCTGACTTTCGTGCCAGCCTGTCTTCCCCCAGATCCCGTGGAAGTGGAGGAGCTGCAGCGCTTTGTTTCTAACTCCAAGAGGCTGTTTGTAATGACTGGAGCTGGAATCTCGACTGAGTCAGGGATCCCAGATTACCGCTCTGAGGGTGTTGGGCTCTACGCCAGGACAGACAGACGGCCCATCCAGCACGCCGAGTTCATCCGCAGTGCCAGTGCCCGGCAGCGCTACTGGGCAAGGAACTTTGTGGGCTGGCCCCAGTTCTCCTCACACCAGCCAAACAAGGCACACCTGGTACTAAGAGACTGGGAGAAGCTGGGCAAGCTTCACTGGCTGGTGACCCAGAACGTGGATGCCCTTCACACCAAAGCTGGGAGCCAGCGCATGACGGAGCTGCACGGCTGCACACACAG GGTTTTCTGCTTGGCCTGTGGAGACCGAATCTTGCGTTCTGAGCTCCAGGAGCACTTTGAAACTCTGAATCCTACTTGGAAGGCTGAAGCATTTGGTGTGGCTCCTGATGGGGATGTCTTCCTGACGGACGAGCAGGTGCACAATTTCGAAGTCCCAGCCTGCCGTAAATGTGGTGGAATCCTGAAGCCTGATGTGACCTTCTTTGGAGACACAGTGAGCCAGGAAAAAGTCCGTTTTGTACACCGACGCCTGGCAGAATCAGACTCCATGCTGGTAGCAGGATCCTCTATGCAG GTATACTCTGGCTACAGGTTTGCTCTTGCTGCCCGAGAGAAGAAGCTGCCAATTGCAGTCCTTAACATTGGGCCCACCAGGTTAGATCACTTTGCATCTTTAAAGCTGAATTCCCGCTgtggagagctgctgcctttaATTGTTTGCACATGA